Below is a window of Nicotiana tabacum cultivar K326 chromosome 19, ASM71507v2, whole genome shotgun sequence DNA.
TTGTATGTAATTATATTTTTTAGCTAGCTATGACACCAAAGGACGTAACCCGTAACATGAGGAAAAACACGAGTTCGGAACCAAAATGTGatttttttggactcaaagaatCAAAATGTGTGGGAAAAAATTTGGTGATCAAAATATTTATAACACCCTTTTAAAGGGAGCTATATGTATAAAGTCTTTTATACACATGGCGCAGAAAAAGCAGATAAATAAAATTTAATGTACCTAAAGAAGAGTAAAGTGCTGGGTGGTGCGATGGTTAAAGGCTAGGTATGAAATTGTTTTTGTCCTTAAGGCGCAAGGTTTGATTCCTCCTAGCAGCattattttgtttttctatttcttttttattttttatttcttttcattatttggttTAAGTATTTTGatataaatactttaatatttataattaCTTTTTAATGtagttaaaataatttaatatttattagaaaattatgatttttgaattcatttaaagtaaaaaaaaataagccTTTTACTATTTCGTTAAAAAATCTACCGACATTTTTAATAGTTGTTATTTTGTATTAtacgtaaaaaaaaaaattatttttttctccttttattttcaaattagaattatgagttttattttatagttaaaattttcgtaagagaataatatatatagtttaatctattgcttgaattttttttatttttttatatctttctttttaaatttagttattaaaattttagttatatttACACTATATGAATTTTATTAATCGAAATTCTAATTATAAATCTTATACTTTtcttattattaaatataaattattataactatttaatctttaaaattataatcgaagaattattattatctaagTAATGGATTATGATTTTCATATTCTTATCaggataattaattaaataattgttcataaacTAAATGGTTATAATACAGTTTAGTTTATGAAAATTTAGTATAGGAAAATTAATTAAATGGTTTTTCATAAATTATaataacaacaatccagtataatcccattagtggggtctggggagggtaatgtgtacgtagaccttacccctacccttgggtagagaggctgtttccgatagaccctcgactctcTCCCTCCAAAaattccccaccttgctcttggggtgactcgaactcacaacctcttggttggaagtggaaggtgatttttcataaattaaatgGTTATATTTAGTTTAGTTTAGGATAATTCTTATTAGAAAAAATTTAGTCTATGAACAACCATTTAATTAGTTTTCCTaataagaataaaaaaattatattccattACTTAGCTAATAATAATCCTAATGGATTATAAGAACAACCATATTcttatttaaaatttttaaatggATAATACAATTACAATAGCCAaggaataaaaggaaaaataaaaaatacatttcAGAAAAAATATAATTAGAATTTTGATTaacaactaaaattttaataactaaatttaaaaagaaagatataaaaaaataaaaaaaattcaagcaatagattaaactatatatattattctcttatgaaaattttaactataaaataaaactcataattctaatttgaaaataaaaggagaaaaaaaataattttgttttacgtataatataaaataataactATTAAAAATGTCGGTAGATTTTTTTAACGAAATAGTaaaaggcttttttttttttttactttaaatgaattcaaaaatcataattttctaATAAATATTAAAGTATTTTAATTACATTGAAAAGtaattataaatattaaagtatttatatcaaaatatttaaaccaaataatgaaaagaaataaaaaataaaaaagaaataggaaaacaaAATAATGCTGCTAGTAGGAATCAAACATTGGACCTTAGGGACAAAACAAACTTTATACCTAGCCTTTAACTTGCACCACCCAACACTCTACTCCTCTTTAAATACATTAAattctatttatctttttttcctGCGTCATGTGTATAAAAGACTTTATATATATAGCGCCttttaaaagggcgttatacaTATTTTGGTCACCAAATGTTTTTCCCACATATTTTGATTCCGGCCCCGGAAAAACAGTATGACAttattatgaaattttaattaTACAAATTAGGGAAGCAGGAGATACTATTTATAGGTGGAAGTTGACAACTCATCAACAATCTTTTACGTACTTGTATTGAACAAGATTACTTTATTTAAAACTTAAATTGAATATGATAAGCACTTGTTAATCACACAGGAGTCAGGACTAGATAGCTGCGGGTCAAAAAGCAAATTAAATTATGAAAGGAGTAACAGAGATTCCAAATGTTAAAAACACCTACTCTACATGTAACTACTCAGCTGAACTCTAAGCTTAGAGTGGTCCATAACCTGCCtttcacttcttcttcttttttttccggTAGTGGGGAACCCGCATCCGTTATATCTTCTGCCACAGTTCCTGTCATTCGGATGAGCACCCGTGGTAAATATTTTGTGCGCACTAGGTAAACCTTCCCCTGTGTAATAGCCTTCAAACTACACAGGGGGTGCAAACCGACCTCTGCCACAGTTTCTGGCCTTCGGATGAGCACCCCGTGGTAAGCACTTTGTACGCACTGGGTAAACTCTCATGTGTAATAGCCTGCAAATCACACAGGGATGTAAACCGCACTAGACAAACACTGTGCgacatgctcagtccagaaagcATCAAGGGAGGAGTCGATCCCATGGATGACTGCCCTCCAAACCAATTGGGCAACCCAAAGAATTCCGTCTTTAACTATTACTCTTACCGTTTTAATAtatgtgagataatttaatttgaCACTGaacttataaaaaaaaaaattaaattataatttaaacatgACATAGTATTGTGTGCctacataaaattaaaaatatatcatTCGCTTGAAACATACTACTAAAAAAACTATATATTATAAACACTGCTTTGAAAGGCGTTTTTggggcgaggcgtaccaaaaCCGCCACGGGCGATgatgtggggcgaaagtctcaagaggcgtacgaaagtctcaagaggcgtacgcccgggcgttcggggcgtacgcccgggcgtCCGGGGCGTATGCCTGGGCGTTCGAGGCGCGTTTTTTAGTGAGTAGTAAGtcccagagactttttcaaataaaataaattttgttgAATAAGTtattcatataatacccaaattctcaaaagtgagtttgataattactcaaaaggtttaaaaaggaactcaaaagtattaaatttaaaagtcaagaccttttttattgattgaagccctaattcatggtcttttctaattttttatcttgtccgctaatctgctaatatctcccaaagtaacgaatatttaattttttttacaaatacaaagagaactacattttccttcatagcagcaagtttaaaattcaaattgcaggttaatcatcatttttgttcctccatatataaaactttattcttttagacttaaattacttgtgcttgtaaatagcgtataatagattgttttgattagttttttgtggggatatatttcacatatttataattttctttaatttttatgcaattttacttatttataaatatttactgtcattatattattttataaaatattaaaaattaaatacatatgAGGCTTACACCCCATGTCTCGGGACTTATGCCTCGATAAGGCATATGTAAAACGtttcgccttacgcccacgccttttaaaacacttattataaattaaaacAAAGAAAGTACTATTTCATTAGCATTATAGGAGTAATTCTTATGTGCTAgaatcattatttttttttttccagaatgtGAAAGAACAGGCAGAAACCTGCATCTTTCCCTCGGTTTGCTAATTTCATAATTTTTTAGGTACACGCATAAACTAAAACCAAACCTGACCTCAGGTCTACAACCACAGATCTTTGACTGCTCTGAAGTCCAATAGCTGGCGTTTGACTCTCAAaaccctcttcttctttttttccagtTTATCTTGTTAAAACAttatatttacaaaaaaaaaaaaaaaaaaaaagttgcaaAGGccgtttttaattttttttttgaagcgAACGCCATCTTTGTCCCACCATCCAAATTTAACTGTCTCACCactattttgaattgtttgaaaaTTGTATGAAAATTTTACGAAGAAAAGTCTGCCCCTATGTTTTTAATGATTGCATCGAtctcattttaaatattttaatgaatttaaaCTCTTAAACATTGTGATAGTTGTATAAAAATAAAACCGTCATCTCGAAAAACATAtgtcataaaattttaaaatagcaAGAGATAGTTTGTTTTAATGTTAGAATGAAAAAAAGGTAACGTCCACATTCTCgtagaagtttttatttttatttttaaaaggaaacaTTAATAGTTCCACCTCAGTACTCGTTGTGATTCATCCTACAGTTGTAGCAACAAATAATGTTTTCAAGAATCACGAACGCAAGAAAATTGGAAAGAAGGATATTCCAGTCACATTACGCCAAACCCAACACCTCATGCTGAAATAATTATCCAAGGATCGTTTGGTACGCGGACTAAATTATCCCGGGATTATAATCCCAGAAAGTCTAAGATTAAATTTATATCTTGTTTGGTTGGCAGCATAAATTTATCCTGATAAATTTATACTGCCAACCAAAcaacctcataccaaacgacccctaaggaaCTAGAATTGAGTTTCACTAGTAGTCTGTATGGCCAAGCTTTTTCAAggtcaaaaaaatattttttttcaaagttgaagtgtttggccaagcttttagaagaaaaaaaaaaagtgcttttgagtagaaacagaagcagttttggagaaacagaaaaaaatagcttctcccCCGAAGCACTTCTGAGAAAAATACGCataaaagcactttttaaaagcttgaaCAAACATTAATTGTTGCTCagaagtattttttaaattaattagctaaacacaaattgtttctcactaaagtacttttgagaaaaacacttctcaaaataagctgattttagaaatTTAGTCAAACAGGATATAAGAAATTAATTATATCCACGGATAATGGAAACAAATTTCTTTGTATTGATTAGTCTAACTtagggctggcaagtgggccggtcccggaccTAAACGGGGCAAGTGAGCCGGACCAAACGGTCCCGAGCCTAAACGGCCTTTTTATAGGGACCGGCCcgagaccgggaccgtttggtcccgggctaaacggtgccggcccgcgggctaagtgggcccaatatatttttagaaaaaaaaattaaatagatattagagacaaaaggatgttaaaaaaaatatctacgacaatgctttgtaaattttattatagaattgtgacctaaattttaatattcaatatcaaatatatatagtatataagatgtatatatagtatatatatatataagctatattcgataagctatatattatttttaccaaatttattttttaaggaagccatcttaattaataaagtaatagaaaataaataaaacaaacaaaactataatatttaaACTTAAGAGTTGAaatgagtttaccgaattgacgaacaacttgttgaaaattgattatcgttgaagacttcaattcaccaacttcacaattgttccacaaattataacaataaagtaagcaatagtagcaattatagaagaaagtTAGAGAGaaattgtgatagattgatgattttgtaaggaaaaaatgaaagaatgatggggtatttatagttgaaaatagggaaaaagtgtaattataaaaagtttgggattaaaacaaagttgggagggttaaatggctatttttgacagcccaacggctatattttttttttttatttaaaaaaaatagtcgttgggaCCATTTGGCCCGCTAAGGGGCCGGTCCGGTCctgggcctggcgggcccaaatcataggaccggcccacaaGACCGGCCCAGGTACACTAAAaccggaccaaacggtcctgACCCGTttggtcccgggcctggaccgacccacttgccacccttagtcTAACTTCATCACCATTATCAAATGCATCTTTCTCACAATTGTTGAATGATTGCAGGTTTTTAATCGGAGTGATACATATCCTCCCATGCACTACATCTACTGTGAGGGAAATATAGCAACACATATTCTAGAACACAATATTTGACTCGAAAACGGAATTAGAATGGTGTAGaaggaagaaaacaaaaaaaataaaaagatgttTATTCGTGCCTCCTTTTTTTGCCCATTTTAAACTACTTTACTTAGCTATATGGAGGAAGCTAGATTTGGTGCTTACAGCAGGGAACAGATAAGTTGGCAATAGTCACACCAAGAACAATTTTCTAAGGGAAGTTTGACCTAAAATAACAAGATTAGGAACTTGTACTCTAAACTTGCATCAACACATATAAATGAACTACTAGTATTTGCATAAGTTAGCTTAACCTTTCAATATGTGTCACATTAGACTTGAACCACCTTCAAATTCTCTGAAAATTGTCCACTAGTTCCATTTCTTATTGAAAATATATTGTGCAGACTTATAAGTAGGTTTTACCAAGCACAAGCAGTAAGGTTAGTTATCATCAGAAAGATCTTCTTAATCCATTAACCAATTACTAGAACGGATTTTTACCAGAAATCTCCACAGGAACATATCCCATCCCTGAAATGATGAAATCTTTTGGCGTCTCTAACTATAATTTCTCGCTCTAGGAACTTTGAAGCTAGCTTGCTGAAAGCGTGGCAATCACTACAGACGCGAAGATTTTTTGTAATTCGAATGGGGTTTCTATCAGTACTAGCAAGTAAACCATATGCAATAGCTAGTCTTTCACTGTGTCCTTTAAGCAATTTGACCTTTTCTTTCTCCTCCACATTTTGCAAAACACATTTGGTTTGAGCCACATAACCTGCTTCTTTCTCCAATTTCTCAGTGAGATGAGCTAACTTTTCATAAATCCTATCACACTCTGGGTGTGACTTGTCTTGGGCAACAAATGTATGAACCTTATCTCCCACCTCTATCCAACTACATGCTGGATCTTTCTTCAGCCCTTTTCCTTTCATTGTAACTCTGACGTCTTCCACATCGTCCCATCTATCTATTGCAGCATACACATTAGATACAAGAACGTAATTTCCTGGATTCTTCGGCTCAAGTTCAAGAAGCTTCTTTGCTGCAATTTCTCCTAACTTTTTATTGGAGTATACCTGACAAGCTCCAAGGATAGCACACCAGACAGCCGGAATATCCTCCAAGTTCATTGTTTTAACAATTTGAAAGGCCTCTTCTAAGTAATTTGCACGGCCAAGCAAATCAACTAAACAAGCATAGTGTTCTGGCCAAGGCTCCAAAGCATACTTGCTTTGCATTATTTTGAAAATTCTTTTGCCATCTTCTACTAGTGCCGCATGGCTACACGCACGAAGAACAGCCAAGAATGTTATGTGATCTGGCTGAATATTTTCCTTCTCCATCATCGTGAATATATCAATGGCTTCCCTACCACATCCATGTAATCCACACGCATTTATCATGCTTGTCCAACAAACGGTATCTTTGTTCTTTAAATAATTAAACACCTTATATGAGTTCTCCAGAGTCCCACAGCAGGCATACATATCTATTAGAGAGCTTCTAATGGAATCTTGCAGAAGGAGGCTTTTTCTAACTAAAAATCCATGAAtctcttttcctttccttaaGGAAGctaaatcagcagcagcagtgagCATGCTTAGGATTGCAATAGAATCTGCCTCAATTTCCAATTCATTCATATAAAGCATGAGCTCAAGAGCCTCATTGGCAAGTCCATTACGAACATAACTGCACATCATGCTCGTAAAGGACACGACATCTTTAACTTCACTCAACCTAAAAATACTATTTGCATAATCCACATTCCCACAATCTCCATAAACACTCACAAGAGTTTTTTGTATAACAGGATCATATAGCCCTCTTTTAATCACGTAACATTGAATTTCTTTTGCAAGTAAGTTGCACCTCAACTCAGTACAAGCAAGGAGGACACTTCCAATCATCAGGGCATCATCAATACTGCTTCCTTCTGTCTGTACCTCACGAAATGACTGCACGGCCTTCCAAGGAAAATTATTCTGAGCATAAGCGGCAATAATTGTTGTCCAAGAGACATTA
It encodes the following:
- the LOC107791344 gene encoding pentatricopeptide repeat-containing protein At3g63370, chloroplastic-like, which produces MAASGIIQNMSLFSSSHPLSTNNQKAPTFKISRVSQKPAIIPSLKQICRQGNFKDSFFTLSNLIAHENTSQKCLYEAYSLLFEICASEKALLHGQQIHALVLKLDLLCADSVFLNTKIVFMYGKCGSIGDAEKVFDRMTERSIFTWNAMIGACVVNGVPFRALELYKDMRSLGVSLDAHSLSSTIKAISQLEFLYCGREIHGLAIKLGLISNVFVLNSLVTMYTKCDDIRAATFLFNGMCEREDTVSWNSMISAYVMNGMNQEALSLFVEMLNASVEPTTYTFVGALQACEDTKFGKLGVEIHAVVLKLGYSLDTYVVNALLMMYIKNSRLDEAAKIFFHMQEKDNISWNSMISGYVQNGLYDEAISLFHEMKNAGQKPDHVALMSMLVASGRQGNLLNGMEIHALSLRNCLDSDLQVSNTLVDMYAKCGKLDYMDSVFDRMLHRDNVSWTTIIAAYAQNNFPWKAVQSFREVQTEGSSIDDALMIGSVLLACTELRCNLLAKEIQCYVIKRGLYDPVIQKTLVSVYGDCGNVDYANSIFRLSEVKDVVSFTSMMCSYVRNGLANEALELMLYMNELEIEADSIAILSMLTAAADLASLRKGKEIHGFLVRKSLLLQDSIRSSLIDMYACCGTLENSYKVFNYLKNKDTVCWTSMINACGLHGCGREAIDIFTMMEKENIQPDHITFLAVLRACSHAALVEDGKRIFKIMQSKYALEPWPEHYACLVDLLGRANYLEEAFQIVKTMNLEDIPAVWCAILGACQVYSNKKLGEIAAKKLLELEPKNPGNYVLVSNVYAAIDRWDDVEDVRVTMKGKGLKKDPACSWIEVGDKVHTFVAQDKSHPECDRIYEKLAHLTEKLEKEAGYVAQTKCVLQNVEEKEKVKLLKGHSERLAIAYGLLASTDRNPIRITKNLRVCSDCHAFSKLASKFLEREIIVRDAKRFHHFRDGICSCGDFW